One genomic segment of Panicum virgatum strain AP13 chromosome 2N, P.virgatum_v5, whole genome shotgun sequence includes these proteins:
- the LOC120660298 gene encoding probable NAD(P)H dehydrogenase subunit CRR3, chloroplastic isoform X3: MAYHLGLAGATARVPRLAVRASASASAAGKPARRIIRRRAPPGQQASAPAPPAQPSVAEVRRAIGVADDAASAASSREAKNTAFMDLIASTPIGQPESEPERRLREAAEWVVDTTETRACQGQKSFLVLCMMTFPAWFLLLFVALGVIKLPFDIPGLDNLLM, from the exons ATGGCTTACCACCTCGGCCTCGCGGGCGCCACCGCCCGCGTCCCGCGCCTCGCTgtgcgcgcctccgcctccgcctccgccgctgggaAGCCCGCGCGTCGCAtcatccgccgccgcgcgccgccggggcaGCAGGCCTCGGCCCCCGCGCCCCCAGCCCAGCCGTCCGTCGCGGAGGTGCGGCGCGCCATCGGGGTCGCCGACGATGCCGCGTCCGCCGCGTCATCCAGGGAGGCGAAGAACACTGCGTTCATGGACCTCATCGCCTCCACCCCCATCGGGCAGCCCGAGAGCGAGcccgagcgccgcctccgcgaggCTGCCGAGTGGGTCGTCGACACCACCGAGACGCGCGCTTGCCAAG GGCAGAAGTCTTTCTTAGTGCTATGCATGATGACGTTTCCTGCGTGGTTCTTGCTCCTGTTTGTTGCCCTTGGAGTTATAAAGCTACCATTTGATATTCCGGGTCTGGATAATCTGCTAATGTAA
- the LOC120660298 gene encoding probable NAD(P)H dehydrogenase subunit CRR3, chloroplastic isoform X2, with the protein MAYHLGLAGATARVPRLAVRASASASAAGKPARRIIRRRAPPGQQASAPAPPAQPSVAEVRRAIGVADDAASAASSREAKNTAFMDLIASTPIGQPESEPERRLREAAEWVVDTTETRACQGQKSFLVLCMMTFPAWFLLLFVALGVIKLPFDIPGLDNLLIRWNRVLEWRAKKTSFD; encoded by the exons ATGGCTTACCACCTCGGCCTCGCGGGCGCCACCGCCCGCGTCCCGCGCCTCGCTgtgcgcgcctccgcctccgcctccgccgctgggaAGCCCGCGCGTCGCAtcatccgccgccgcgcgccgccggggcaGCAGGCCTCGGCCCCCGCGCCCCCAGCCCAGCCGTCCGTCGCGGAGGTGCGGCGCGCCATCGGGGTCGCCGACGATGCCGCGTCCGCCGCGTCATCCAGGGAGGCGAAGAACACTGCGTTCATGGACCTCATCGCCTCCACCCCCATCGGGCAGCCCGAGAGCGAGcccgagcgccgcctccgcgaggCTGCCGAGTGGGTCGTCGACACCACCGAGACGCGCGCTTGCCAAG GGCAGAAGTCTTTCTTAGTGCTATGCATGATGACGTTTCCTGCGTGGTTCTTGCTCCTGTTTGTTGCCCTTGGAGTTATAAAGCTACCATTTGATATTCCGGGTCTGGATAATCTGCTAAT AAGATGGAACAGGGTGCTTGAGTGGAGAGCTAAGAAAACTTCATTTGATTAA
- the LOC120660298 gene encoding probable NAD(P)H dehydrogenase subunit CRR3, chloroplastic isoform X1, which translates to MAYHLGLAGATARVPRLAVRASASASAAGKPARRIIRRRAPPGQQASAPAPPAQPSVAEVRRAIGVADDAASAASSREAKNTAFMDLIASTPIGQPESEPERRLREAAEWVVDTTETRACQGQKSFLVLCMMTFPAWFLLLFVALGVIKLPFDIPGLDNLLMDRRWNRVLEWRAKKTSFD; encoded by the exons ATGGCTTACCACCTCGGCCTCGCGGGCGCCACCGCCCGCGTCCCGCGCCTCGCTgtgcgcgcctccgcctccgcctccgccgctgggaAGCCCGCGCGTCGCAtcatccgccgccgcgcgccgccggggcaGCAGGCCTCGGCCCCCGCGCCCCCAGCCCAGCCGTCCGTCGCGGAGGTGCGGCGCGCCATCGGGGTCGCCGACGATGCCGCGTCCGCCGCGTCATCCAGGGAGGCGAAGAACACTGCGTTCATGGACCTCATCGCCTCCACCCCCATCGGGCAGCCCGAGAGCGAGcccgagcgccgcctccgcgaggCTGCCGAGTGGGTCGTCGACACCACCGAGACGCGCGCTTGCCAAG GGCAGAAGTCTTTCTTAGTGCTATGCATGATGACGTTTCCTGCGTGGTTCTTGCTCCTGTTTGTTGCCCTTGGAGTTATAAAGCTACCATTTGATATTCCGGGTCTGGATAATCTGCTAAT GGACAGAAGATGGAACAGGGTGCTTGAGTGGAGAGCTAAGAAAACTTCATTTGATTAA